The genomic segment GCCTTCCCCTACGGTTTCACGCACACGGCTATGAATTCCTCACCCAAGCTCAAGCTCTTCGTCATGATGGTGCTCCAGTTCTTCATCTGGGGCGCGTGGCTGCCGCTCATCTTCGGCTACCTGCCGAGCCTCGGCTTCTCGCCCGGGCAGCAGTCGTGGATTCTCAACGCCTTCCCCATCGCGTCGATCGTCGGCATGTTCTTCAGCA from the Verrucomicrobiota bacterium genome contains:
- a CDS encoding MFS transporter, which codes for MNSSPKLKLFVMMVLQFFIWGAWLPLIFGYLPSLGFSPGQQSWILNAFPIASIVGMFFSNQWADRKFAAEKFLAFSHLIGGLAMIGLAFTKDFNTFFALMIVHCLFYVP